The Zygosaccharomyces rouxii strain CBS732 chromosome G complete sequence genome contains a region encoding:
- the SPO23 gene encoding Spo23p (weakly similar to uniprot|P33757 Saccharomyces cerevisiae YBR250W Hypothetical ORF) translates to MGICSETLKTLGFTKENQAKRARTRSSSLQSMLTTTSNESRSSCSSNEENGKKSHKLVKLKNLKNGGTTVKNDPGEYEYYYEPLEIFTNPFNTKCVSSDKGYSVELKVDTPPDKVVLLPDLPTQYSEVTSTRHSNSSSTTHLFENSSTSSVPNVRIASQSLTNGGVTVSGTIVVKSLNSQIPQRLRHQSVALKCFVEEYACFVDSNNPGSNNKTKQIKLLNKKNDADITHFLPSEEVRLDLTDMVDPESVDGNRWLQPHHTYELPFTFTIKPYEFPASVRTYFGSTHYRIESLTQVGNDEIDTSFLTDQIILKRVLPTTSNVKYESVQMQGDWNNEVNYDVSLSNKMIEMGSPFDVQIGLLRAISSQIRLETISISVSQTVAIPCMNSKTGKPLPTSYLKKNDIEIYRKEMQGASTSNNASSNTKMGGVLGQTKLNCVRRSSSGSNGARASLRDDVLQTHQLKDLVLNEGAAPWLRPFYCELSNTCDGRSRLKITHVINVRLKISNAGLDKQGLFDTHPTHLTFKIPVLLVDHDMTMNLWLPPYVEEIGRQEPDKSDTQHDKGSPSALVAADPSPPEYSSVM, encoded by the coding sequence ATGGGAATTTGTAGTGAAACGTTAAAAACGTTAGGATTTACAAAAGAGAATCAAGCCAAGAGGGCACGTACACGATCGAGTTCATTACAGTCAATGTTAACAACGACGAGTAATGAATCGAGAAGCAGTTGTAGTagtaatgaagaaaacGGTAAGAAAAGTCATAAATTAGttaaattgaagaatttgaaaaatggtggtaCTACTGTTAAAAATGACCCAGGGGAATATGAATACTATTACGAACCATTGGAGATTTTTACCAATCCGTTTAATACAAAATGCGTCAGTTCCGACAAGGGTTATAGTGTTGAGTTAAAAGTGGATACACCACCGGACAAAGTTGTTTTATTACCAGATCTACCGACTCAGTACAGTGAAGTTACATCAACAAGGCATTCCAACAGTAGTAGTACAACACAtctatttgaaaattcatCGACGAGCTCAGTACCGAATGTCAGAATAGCATCACAATCACTTACAAACGGTGGGGTTACGGTATCGGGGACAATTGTAGTTAAATCGTTAAATTCACAAATTCCACAACGGTTAAGACATCAGAGTGTTGCATTGAAATGCTTTGTGGAAGAATACGCCTGTTTTGTCGATAGTAATAATCCCggtagtaataataagaCAAAACAGATTAAGCtattgaacaagaaaaacGATGCTGATATTACCCATTTTTTGCCATCTGAAGAAGTAAGGTTGGATTTAACAGATATGGTCGATCCAGAATCCGTTGACGGCAACCGCTGGTTGCAACCACATCATACCTATGAACTGCCGTTTACTTTTACTATAAAACCTTATGAATTCCCAGCAAGTGTACGTACGTATTTTGGTAGTACCCACTatagaattgaaagttTAACACAAGTGGGTAACGATGAGATCGATACTTCATTTTTAACTGATCAAATtatattgaaaagagtcTTACCGACGACGAGTAACGTGAAATATGAAAGTGTGCAGATGCAAGGTGACTGGAATAATGAAGTCAATTATGACGTTTCACTGAGTAATAAAATGATTGAAATGGGGAGTCCATTCGATGTTCAAATTGGGTTATTGAGAGCTATTTCATCTCAAATTCGGTTAGAAACGATTTCGATTTCTGTGTCACAAACGGTTGCTATTCCCTGCATGAATTCGAAGACTGGGAAACCCTTACCGACATCCTACCTCAAGAAGAATGATATCGAGATTTACAGGAAAGAGATGCAAGGTGCCTCGACATCAAATAATGCAAGTTCGAATACTAAGATGGGAGGTGTGCTAGGCCAGACCAAATTAAATTGTGTCCGCCGCAGCAGTAGCGGTAGTAATGGTGCCAGAGCTAGTTTAAGGGATGACGTTTTGCAAACTCATCAGCTAAAAGATCTCGTTTTGAACGAAGGCGCGGCTCCATGGTTAAGGCCATTTTACTGTGAATTGAGTAATACGTGTGATGGTAGAAGTAGGTTAAAGATCACACACGTGATTAATGTCAGACTGAAGATCTCCAATGCAGGCTTAGACAAACAAGGTTTGTTCGATACACATCCCACCCACTTGACGTTCAAAATACCAGTCTTACTAGTTGATCATGACATGACTATGAATCTGTGGCTCCCACCGTATGTGGAGGAAATTGGTAGGCAGGAGCCTGATAAGTCCGACACCCAGCACGATAAAGGAAGTCCATCGGCATTAGTAGCAGCAGATCCGTCACCTCCTGAGTATTCTTCCGTTATGTGA
- a CDS encoding homeobox domain-containing protein (some similarities with uniprot|P41817 Saccharomyces cerevisiae YPL177C CUP9 Homeodomain-containing transcriptional repressor of PTR2 which encodes a major peptide transporter imported peptides activate ubiquitin-dependent proteolysis resulting in degradation of Cup9p and de-repression of PTR2 transcription) — MSDSVKLPSIRNLLNSDSESESEREQQVQVQVQDQVQQGQEREGKVESPLGLPGEHEMVEPFSEGVVSSGKNHKGSRSGRRSNLPKETVQILNRWLLDHLGNPYPTPQEKRDLLIKTGLTKIQLSNWFINVRRRKIFCDYYEMAHRRSEKSGTRIVTEEAVREATRGSEEDELAKRFAQAPLMRRKKLIDRLEELKRATQE; from the coding sequence ATGAGTGATTCAGTTAAACTGCCATCAATACGGAACCTGCTAAATAGTGACTCAGAATCTGAGTCAGAACGAGAACAACAAGTACAAGTACAAGTACAAGACCAAGTACAACAGGGACAAGAACGAGAAGGAAAGGTTGAGAGTCCGTTGGGATTACCGGGAGAACATGAAATGGTCGAACCGTTTTCTGAGGGAGTAGTTAGCAGTGGTAAAAACCATAAGGGCAGCAGGTCAGGACGCAGGTCGAATTTACCTAAGGAAACCGTACAAATTTTGAACAGGTGGTTACTGGATCACTTGGGGAATCCGTACCCCACACCTCAGGAGAAGAGAGACTTGTTGATCAAGACTGGTTTGACAAAGATTCAGCTATCGAATTGGTTTATCAACGTGCGCAGGCGCAAGATCTTTTGTGATTACTATGAGATGGCTCACAGGCGATCTGAAAAATCTGGAACTAGAATAGTTACGGAGGAAGCTGTGCGAGAGGCAACACGGGgtagtgaagaagatgaattggcCAAGAGGTTTGCACAAGCACCGCTTATGAGAAGGAAGAAGTTGATTGATAGgttggaagaattgaagagaGCTACTCAGGAGTGA
- a CDS encoding uncharacterized protein (no similarity) yields the protein MVSASKNQTKETVEENDQDTGFWNCNFPRTDTLFTGDPQKIHIFLQNLRIAFRIYDIRSDDMKLKILMNSLGDSAAEWLESQLERIEGDEEALKLSYELPECKLMVLRKAFHTHQRGSVLEYNRAFDEALEKLKNQQNVEGQWAIELYLGGLKEEVAIAVHQKEPKLLAERWN from the coding sequence ATGGTCTCTGCTTCTAAAAACCAAACTAAGGAAACAGTTGAAGAGAACGATCAAGATACTGGGTTCTGGAACTGTAATTTTCCCAGGACTGATACTCTCTTTACGGGAGATCCACAGAAGATACACATATTCCTACAAAACTTGAGAATTGCATTCCGGATCTATGATATCAGGTCTGATGATATGAAACTTAAAATACTCATGAATAGTTTGGGAGATTCAGCTGCAGAATGGCTTGAGTCACAACTGGAAAGAATCGAAGGAGATGAAGAAGCTCTGAAACTTAGTTATGAACTGCCTGAGTGTAAATTAATGGTCCTAAGGAAAGCATTCCACACTCATCAACGAGGATCCGTTCTTGAATATAATAGGGCATTTGATGAAGCATTGGAGAAGCtaaaaaatcaacaaaATGTGGAGGGGCAATGGGCTATAGAACTATATTTGGGTGGActtaaagaagaagtggCAATAGCGGTCCATCAGAAGGAACCGAAACTCTTGGCAGAACGATGGAACTAG
- a CDS encoding C2HC-type zinc finger protein (no similarity): protein MIEWFYTFWENTLQDRDTGSLQYQEVEKALKLNYGLPETNFFAVEKLIHSHQEGSVHDYNVAFKEALRNVQLSEQITEKLSLWFYLIGLKEDVKLDVYCKRPKNYLEAMRRAINWDYIFLPDGKRSYDTVQGNNENCRRSGYKKFKGFTKNKNKQCFKCNKLGHFAKDCRSKNANFT, encoded by the coding sequence atgATAGAGTGGTTTTATACATTTTGGGAGAACACTTTACAGGATCGCGATACTGGATCGTTACAGTACCAAGAAGTAGAGAAGGCCCTGAAGCTTAACTATGGATTACCTGAAACGAACTTCTTTGCTGTAGAAAAGCTAATACATAGCCACCAGGAGGGATCTGTTCACGATTATAACGTTGCATTTAAAGAAGCCTTAAGAAATGTACAGCTATCCGAACAAATAACGGAGAAATTATCCTTATGGTTTTATCTAATAGGACTTAAAGAAGATGTGAAGCTGGACGTTTATTGCAAACGACCcaaaaattatttggaaGCAATGAGACGAGCAATCAACTGGGATTATATTTTCCTCCCAGATGGAAAACGCTCTTACGATACCGTCCAAGGTAACAACGAAAATTGCCGAAGATCAGgttacaagaaattcaagGGTTTTACgaagaataagaataagCAATGTTTCAAATGTAATAAATTAGGTCACTTCGCAAAGGATTGCAGGTCTAAAAATGCAAACTTCACCTAA
- the ACO1 gene encoding aconitate hydratase ACO1 (highly similar to uniprot|P19414 Saccharomyces cerevisiae YLR304C ACO1 Mitochondrial aconitase required for the tricarboxylic acid (TCA) cycle mutation leads to glutamate auxotrophy) yields MLSARATLRRSLSRGLATVSGLTRDSKVHQNLLEDHAFINYKENIKNVETVKNRLNRPLTYAEKILYGHLDNPEGQDVVRGQTYLKLRPDRVACQDATAQMAILQFMSAGLPEVAKPVTVHCDHLIQAQIGGEKDLARAKELNKEVYDFLASATSKYNMGFWGPGSGIIHQIVLENYAFPGALIIGTDSHTPNAGGLGQLAIGVGGADAVDVMSDLPWELKAPKILGVKLTGRMNGWASPKDIILKLAGITTVKGGTGKIVEYFGDGVDTFSATGMGTICNMGAEIGATTSVFPFNKSMIDYLDATRRGKIAEFAKLYKNDLLSADEGAEYDELIEINLSELEPYVNGPFTPDLATPISKMKEVAVQNNWPLDVRVGLIGSCTNSSYEDMTRAASIIKDAASHGLKAKSMFTVTPGSEQVRATIARDGQLDTFTDFGGIVLANACGPCIGQWDRQDIKKGEKNSIVSSFNRNFTSRNDGNPETHSFVASPDLVVAFAIAGDLRFNPMTDKLKDKDGNEFLLQPPQGVGLPPKGYDQGKDTYQAPPKDRSQVSVKVSPTSDRLQLLDAFDAWDGKDATNMPILIKAFGKTTTDHISMAGPWLKYRGHLQNISNNYMIGAINAENKKANSVRNVYTGEYKGVPDTARDYRDQGIKWVVIGDENFGEGSSREHAALEPRYLGGFAIITKSFARIHETNLKKQGLLPLYFKNPADYDKINPTDKVDVLGLTEFAPGKDLTLRVHPENGEAWDCPLTHTFNEEQIEWFRSGSALNKIKNDKIR; encoded by the coding sequence ATGTTGTCTGCACGTGCCACTTTGAGGAGATCATTGAGCCGTGGTTTAGCAACTGTCTCTGGTTTGACTAGAGACAGTAAGGTTCACCAAAACTTGTTGGAAGATCACGCTTTCATCAACTACAAGGAAAACATCAAGAACGTGGAAACTGTCAAGAACAGATTAAATAGACCATTGACCTatgctgaaaagattctttACGGTCACTTGGACAACCCTGAAGGTCAAGACGTTGTTAGAGGTCAAACctatttgaaattgagaCCAGACCGTGTTGCATGTCAAGATGCTACCGCTCAAATGGCCattcttcaattcatgTCCGCTGGTTTGCCAGAGGTCGCCAAGCCAGTTACAGTTCACTGTGACCACTTGATTCAAGCTCaaattggtggtgaaaaggaTTTGGCTAGAGCTAAGGAACTAAACAAGGAAGTTTACGATTTCTTGGCTTCCGCTACCTCCAAGTACAACATGGGTTTCTGGGGTCCAGGTTCTGGTATCATTCACCAAATCGTTCTAGAAAACTATGCATTCCCAGGTGCCTTGATCATCGGTACCGATTCTCACACTCCAAACGCTGGTGGTTTGGGTCAATTGGCTATTGGTGTCGGTGGTGCTGATGCCGTCGATGTTATGTCCGATTTGCCATGGGAATTGAAGGctccaaagattttggGTGTTAAGTTGACCGGTAGAATGAACGGCTGGGCTTCTCCAAAGGACATCATCTTGAAGCTTGCTGGTATTACTACCGTCAAGGGTGGTACCGGTAAGATTGTTGAGTACTTCGGTGACGGTGTTGACACCTTCTCCGCTACTGGTATGGGTACCATCTGTAATATGGGTGCTGAAATCGGTGCTACTACTTCTGTCTTCCCATTCAACAAGTCTATGATTGACTACTTGGATGCTACCAGAAGAGGTAAGATTGCTGAATTCGCCAAATTGTACAAGAACGATTTGTTGTCCGCCGATGAAGGTGCTGAGTACGACGAATTGATCGAAATCAACTTGTCCGAATTGGAACCTTACGTCAACGGTCCATTCACCCCAGATTTGGCTACTCCAATCTCTAAGATGAAGGAGGTTGCCGTTCAAAACAACTGGCCTCTTGATGTCAGAGTTGGTCTAATCGGTTCTTGTACTAACTCTTCCTACGAAGATATGACTAGAGCTGCTTCTATCATCAAGGATGCTGCTTCTCACGGTCTAAAGGCTAAGTCCATGTTCACCGTGACCCCAGGTTCCGAACAAGTTAGAGCTACCATTGCTCGTGATGGTCAATTAGACACTTTCACCGATTTCGGTGGTATCGTCTTGGCCAACGCCTGTGGTCCATGTATTGGTCAATGGGATCGTCAAGACATCAAGAAGGGTGAAAAGAACTCTattgtttcttctttcaacaGAAACTTCACCTCCAGAAACGATGGTAACCCAGAAACTCACTCCTTTGTCGCATCTCCAGATTTGGTTGTCGCCTTCGCCATCGCTGGTGATTTGAGATTTAACCCAATGACCGATAAGTTGAAGGACAAGGATGGTAACGAATTCTTGTTGCAACCACCTCAAGGTGTTGGTTTGCCACCAAAGGGTTACGACCAAGGTAAAGACACTTACCAAGCCCCACCAAAGGACCGTTCTCAAGTTTCAGTTAAGGTTTCTCCAACCTCTGACCGTTTGCAATTGCTAGATGCATTCGACGCTTGGGATGGTAAGGATGCCACCAACATGCCAATCTTGATCAAGGCCTTCGGTAAGACCACCACTGACCACATTTCTATGGCCGGTCCATGGTTGAAATACAGAGGTCACTTGCAGAACATTTCTAACAACTATATGATTGGTGCTATCAACGCTGAGAACAAGAAGGCCAACAGTGTGAGAAACGTCTACACTGGTGAATACAAGGGTGTTCCTGACACCGCTAGAGACTACAGAGACCAAGGTATCAAATGGGTTGTCATCGGTGATGAAAACTTTGGTGAAGGTTCTTCTCGTGAACACGCTGCCTTGGAACCAAGATACTTGGGTGGTTTCGCCATCATCACTAAATCTTTTGCCCGTATTCACGAAACTAACTTGAAGAAACAGGGTCTATTGCCATTGTACTTCAAGAACCCAGCTGACTACGACAAGATCAACCCAACCGACAAGGTTGATGTCCTTGGCTTAACCGAATTTGCTCCTGGCAAGGACTTGACCTTGAGAGTTCACCCAGAAAACGGTGAAGCTTGGGACTGTCCATTGACTCACACTTTCAACGAGGAACAAATTGAATGGTTCAGATCTGGTTCTGCTTTGaacaagatcaagaacGACAAGATCAGATAA